From a region of the Pogona vitticeps strain Pit_001003342236 chromosome 7, PviZW2.1, whole genome shotgun sequence genome:
- the LRG1 gene encoding leucine-rich alpha-2-glycoprotein — protein MKRPMPTILLTAFVISLHCGCLRALPCPPMPDLKNITEFICSSPTLSEFPSGFPKQTRLITVEFTNVSIIGVDSLRALPDLQELHLSNNKLKTLPNSLFRYLPKLQAVDLSNNLLRDLPPGIFRNNTALKHVALKGNRLAVLRSVWFETLRQLQFLDLSENLLAELPPFCFDTLGNLTSLDLSYNRLQELSPRIFAGLASLTGLNLEGNHIQTVQEKTFRAVPNLQFVFLQNNSLANLPAKIFQSLDFLEMLDLSQNRLTSLDPEFSDQVTEMSLDLSENLWVCDCRMKALLDWVKSRSINLLSRKSTICASPNKLKGREIASLKPDDFGSC, from the coding sequence ATGAAGCGCCCAATGCCGACGATCCTTCTCACGGCCTTCGTGATCTCCCTCCACTGCGGCTGCCTCCGGGCCCTGCCTTGCCCTCCGATGCCAGATCTGAAAAACATCACGGAGTTCATCTGCTCCTCTCCGACCCTGAGCGAGTTCCCGTCCGGGTTCCCCAAACAAACCAGGCTCATTACCGTGGAGTTCACCAACGTCTCCATCATTGGGGTGGACTCCCTCCGGGCGCTTCCCGACCTCCAGGAACTCCATCTGTCCAACAACAAGCTGAAGACGCTCCCGAACAGCCTCTTCCGTTATCTGCCGAAGCTGCAGGCCGTGGACCTCAGCAACAACCTTCTCCGAGATCTACCGCCGGGCATCTTCCGCAACAACACCGCCTTGAAGCACGTGGCTCTGAAGGGCAACCGGCTGGCCGTCCTCCGCTCCGTGTGGTTCGAAACCCTCCGCCAGCTTCAGTTCCTGGACCTCTCCGAGAACCTCCTGGCAGAATTGCCCCCGTTCTGCTTCGACACCCTGGGGAACTTGACCAGTCTCGACCTCTCCTACAACCGCCTCCAGGAGCTCTCCCCGAGGATTTTTGCTGGCCTGGCCTCCCTGACCGGCTTGAACCTCGAAGGCAACCACATCCAGACCGTTCAGGAGAAGACCTTCCGGGCCGTTCCCAACCTCCAGTTCGTCTTCCTGCAGAACAACAGCTTGGCCAACCTCCCGGCCAAGATTTTTCAGTCCTTGGACTTCTTAGAGATGCTCGACCTCTCCCAGAACCGGCTCACCTCCCTCGACCCAGAATTCTCGGACCAAGTCACCGAAATGAGCCTCGATCTCTCGGAGAACCTGTGGGTCTGTGACTGTCGCATGAAGGCCCTCCTGGATTGGGTGAAGTCCCGTTCCATCAACCTCCTCTCCAGGAAGAGCACAATCTGTGCCTCCCCAAATAAACTGAAAGGCCGGGAGATTGCTTCTCTCAAACCGGACGACTTCGGTTCCTGCTAA
- the LOC110079248 gene encoding perilipin-3 isoform X3 gives MWKFLNVSKLREEQQEKGRAEEVSIMSSDESGAGCETTPEGTEAEEQNVVSRVAGLPLVSSTYDMVFTAYASTKENHPLLKSVCDVAEKGVRTVTAAAVSGAQPLLNKLEPQIAMANEYACRGLDKLEENLPVLQQPSEKVVADTKELVSAGVTGARDVVSLTVNGAKGAVTSGVSGVVGLAKGAVQGGVNTVLGSRVGQLVATGMEAMLGKSEELVDHYLPMTDQELAQLATSVEGFEGATVEQQKEQRSYFVRLGSLSAKLRHRAFQHSLAKLKDAKRGTEETLAKLHQTLELVESRTLAMLRSLTHQLHLSSATLLSRVQGLPAGVQEKAQSVRHTVEDLRTSFATAHSFHDVPAALLAQSRERLAQARGSVDEMVDYVARNVPLPWVVGPFAPNLVELLEVPHGCHEDGDDKEARESLESQENSEGKPGSPEFESSQLQVDP, from the exons ATGTGGAAGTTCCTAAATGTTTCCAAGCTTAGAGAAGAAcagcaggagaagggaagagcGGAGGAAG TCAGCATCATGTCGTCGGACGAAAGCGGCGCCGGGTGCGAAACCACCCCTGAAGGCACAGAAGCCGAAGAGCAG AACGTCGTGAGCCGGGTGGCCGGCCTGCCTCTGGTCAGCTCCACTTACGACATGGTCTTCACGGCGTACGCGTCCACCAAGGAGAACCATCCCCTCTTGAAATCTGTCTGCGACGTGGCCGAGAAAGGGGTCCGGACCGTCACGGCTGCTGCCGTCTCCGGGGCTCAGCCGCTCCTGAACAAGCTGGAGCCTCAGA tTGCAATGGCCAACGAATACGCCTGTCGGGGCCTGGATAAGCTTGAGGAAAATCTGCCCGTCTTGCAGCAGCCGTCTGAGAAG GTGGTGGCTGATACCAAGGAGTTAGTCTCTGCCGGAGTCACGGGGGCCCGGGACGTGGTCTCCCTTACCGTCAACGGGGCCAAAGGGGCTGTCACCAGTGGCGTGAGCGGAGTCGTAGGTTTAGCCAAGGGAGCCGTGCAAGGCGGTGTGAACACCGTCCTGGGGTCCCGGGTGGGCCAGCTGGTGGCTACCGGCATGGAGGCCATGTTGGGGAAGTCCGAAGAACTGGTGGACCATTACCTTCCCATGACGGATCAGGAGCTCG ccCAACTGGCCACCTCGGTGGAGGGCTTTGAGGGGGCCACCGTGGAGCAGCAGAAGGAGCAACGCAGCTATTTTGTCCGGCTGGGCTCCCTCTCGGCCAAGCTCCGCCACCGGGCCTTCCAGCATTCCCTCGCCAAGCTGAAAGACGCCAAGCGTGGCACCGAAGAGACCCTCGCCAAGCTTCATCAGACCCTTGAGCTG GTCGAGTCCCGCACTCTCGCCATGCTCCGCAGCCTCACCCATCAGCTCCATCTCTCCTCTGCCACCCTCCTGTCCCGGGTTCAAGGCCTCCCCGCCGGCGTCCAAGAGAAGGCCCAGTCCGTCCGCCATACCGTGGAGGACCTCCGCACCTCCTTTGCCACGGCCCACTCCTTCCACGACGTGCCGGCCGCCCTCTTGGCCCAGAGCCGGGAGCGGCTGGCCCAGGCCCGCGGCTCGGTGGACGAGATGGTGGACTACGTGGCCCGGAACGTGCCGCTCCCCTGGGTGGTGGGCCCCTTCGCCCCGAATCTGGTGGAGCTCCTGGAGGTCCCACATGGCTGCCACGAAGACGGCGACGACAAGGAAGCCAGAGAGAGTCTCGAGAGCCAGGAAAACTCGGAGGGGAAACCTGGCAGTCCAGAGTTCGAATCTTCCCAGTTGCAGGTGGACCCTTAG
- the LOC110079248 gene encoding perilipin-3 isoform X1 translates to MWKFLNVSKLREEQQEKGRAEEVSIMSSDESGAGCETTPEGTEAEEQNVVSRVAGLPLVSSTYDMVFTAYASTKENHPLLKSVCDVAEKGVRTVTAAAVSGAQPLLNKLEPQIAMANEYACRGLDKLEENLPVLQQPSEKVVADTKELVSAGVTGARDVVSLTVNGAKGAVTSGVSGVVGLAKGAVQGGVNTVLGSRVGQLVATGMEAMLGKSEELVDHYLPMTDQELAQLATSVEGFEGATVEQQKEQRSYFVRLGSLSAKLRHRAFQHSLAKLKDAKRGTEETLAKLHQTLELMEHVKGGMGEKLQASQEKLHQMYLEWNRTQTGSEEEVKSLVQPEVESRTLAMLRSLTHQLHLSSATLLSRVQGLPAGVQEKAQSVRHTVEDLRTSFATAHSFHDVPAALLAQSRERLAQARGSVDEMVDYVARNVPLPWVVGPFAPNLVELLEVPHGCHEDGDDKEARESLESQENSEGKPGSPEFESSQLQVDP, encoded by the exons ATGTGGAAGTTCCTAAATGTTTCCAAGCTTAGAGAAGAAcagcaggagaagggaagagcGGAGGAAG TCAGCATCATGTCGTCGGACGAAAGCGGCGCCGGGTGCGAAACCACCCCTGAAGGCACAGAAGCCGAAGAGCAG AACGTCGTGAGCCGGGTGGCCGGCCTGCCTCTGGTCAGCTCCACTTACGACATGGTCTTCACGGCGTACGCGTCCACCAAGGAGAACCATCCCCTCTTGAAATCTGTCTGCGACGTGGCCGAGAAAGGGGTCCGGACCGTCACGGCTGCTGCCGTCTCCGGGGCTCAGCCGCTCCTGAACAAGCTGGAGCCTCAGA tTGCAATGGCCAACGAATACGCCTGTCGGGGCCTGGATAAGCTTGAGGAAAATCTGCCCGTCTTGCAGCAGCCGTCTGAGAAG GTGGTGGCTGATACCAAGGAGTTAGTCTCTGCCGGAGTCACGGGGGCCCGGGACGTGGTCTCCCTTACCGTCAACGGGGCCAAAGGGGCTGTCACCAGTGGCGTGAGCGGAGTCGTAGGTTTAGCCAAGGGAGCCGTGCAAGGCGGTGTGAACACCGTCCTGGGGTCCCGGGTGGGCCAGCTGGTGGCTACCGGCATGGAGGCCATGTTGGGGAAGTCCGAAGAACTGGTGGACCATTACCTTCCCATGACGGATCAGGAGCTCG ccCAACTGGCCACCTCGGTGGAGGGCTTTGAGGGGGCCACCGTGGAGCAGCAGAAGGAGCAACGCAGCTATTTTGTCCGGCTGGGCTCCCTCTCGGCCAAGCTCCGCCACCGGGCCTTCCAGCATTCCCTCGCCAAGCTGAAAGACGCCAAGCGTGGCACCGAAGAGACCCTCGCCAAGCTTCATCAGACCCTTGAGCTG ATGGAACATGTCAAAGGAGGGATGGGCGAGAAACTCCAGGCCAGTCAGGAGAAGCTCCACCAGATGTATCTGGAGTGGAACCGGACTCAAACTGGGAGCGAGGAAGAGGTGAAGTCACTGGTGCAGCCAGAG GTCGAGTCCCGCACTCTCGCCATGCTCCGCAGCCTCACCCATCAGCTCCATCTCTCCTCTGCCACCCTCCTGTCCCGGGTTCAAGGCCTCCCCGCCGGCGTCCAAGAGAAGGCCCAGTCCGTCCGCCATACCGTGGAGGACCTCCGCACCTCCTTTGCCACGGCCCACTCCTTCCACGACGTGCCGGCCGCCCTCTTGGCCCAGAGCCGGGAGCGGCTGGCCCAGGCCCGCGGCTCGGTGGACGAGATGGTGGACTACGTGGCCCGGAACGTGCCGCTCCCCTGGGTGGTGGGCCCCTTCGCCCCGAATCTGGTGGAGCTCCTGGAGGTCCCACATGGCTGCCACGAAGACGGCGACGACAAGGAAGCCAGAGAGAGTCTCGAGAGCCAGGAAAACTCGGAGGGGAAACCTGGCAGTCCAGAGTTCGAATCTTCCCAGTTGCAGGTGGACCCTTAG
- the LOC110079248 gene encoding perilipin-3 isoform X2, producing MSSDESGAGCETTPEGTEAEEQNVVSRVAGLPLVSSTYDMVFTAYASTKENHPLLKSVCDVAEKGVRTVTAAAVSGAQPLLNKLEPQIAMANEYACRGLDKLEENLPVLQQPSEKVVADTKELVSAGVTGARDVVSLTVNGAKGAVTSGVSGVVGLAKGAVQGGVNTVLGSRVGQLVATGMEAMLGKSEELVDHYLPMTDQELAQLATSVEGFEGATVEQQKEQRSYFVRLGSLSAKLRHRAFQHSLAKLKDAKRGTEETLAKLHQTLELMEHVKGGMGEKLQASQEKLHQMYLEWNRTQTGSEEEVKSLVQPEVESRTLAMLRSLTHQLHLSSATLLSRVQGLPAGVQEKAQSVRHTVEDLRTSFATAHSFHDVPAALLAQSRERLAQARGSVDEMVDYVARNVPLPWVVGPFAPNLVELLEVPHGCHEDGDDKEARESLESQENSEGKPGSPEFESSQLQVDP from the exons ATGTCGTCGGACGAAAGCGGCGCCGGGTGCGAAACCACCCCTGAAGGCACAGAAGCCGAAGAGCAG AACGTCGTGAGCCGGGTGGCCGGCCTGCCTCTGGTCAGCTCCACTTACGACATGGTCTTCACGGCGTACGCGTCCACCAAGGAGAACCATCCCCTCTTGAAATCTGTCTGCGACGTGGCCGAGAAAGGGGTCCGGACCGTCACGGCTGCTGCCGTCTCCGGGGCTCAGCCGCTCCTGAACAAGCTGGAGCCTCAGA tTGCAATGGCCAACGAATACGCCTGTCGGGGCCTGGATAAGCTTGAGGAAAATCTGCCCGTCTTGCAGCAGCCGTCTGAGAAG GTGGTGGCTGATACCAAGGAGTTAGTCTCTGCCGGAGTCACGGGGGCCCGGGACGTGGTCTCCCTTACCGTCAACGGGGCCAAAGGGGCTGTCACCAGTGGCGTGAGCGGAGTCGTAGGTTTAGCCAAGGGAGCCGTGCAAGGCGGTGTGAACACCGTCCTGGGGTCCCGGGTGGGCCAGCTGGTGGCTACCGGCATGGAGGCCATGTTGGGGAAGTCCGAAGAACTGGTGGACCATTACCTTCCCATGACGGATCAGGAGCTCG ccCAACTGGCCACCTCGGTGGAGGGCTTTGAGGGGGCCACCGTGGAGCAGCAGAAGGAGCAACGCAGCTATTTTGTCCGGCTGGGCTCCCTCTCGGCCAAGCTCCGCCACCGGGCCTTCCAGCATTCCCTCGCCAAGCTGAAAGACGCCAAGCGTGGCACCGAAGAGACCCTCGCCAAGCTTCATCAGACCCTTGAGCTG ATGGAACATGTCAAAGGAGGGATGGGCGAGAAACTCCAGGCCAGTCAGGAGAAGCTCCACCAGATGTATCTGGAGTGGAACCGGACTCAAACTGGGAGCGAGGAAGAGGTGAAGTCACTGGTGCAGCCAGAG GTCGAGTCCCGCACTCTCGCCATGCTCCGCAGCCTCACCCATCAGCTCCATCTCTCCTCTGCCACCCTCCTGTCCCGGGTTCAAGGCCTCCCCGCCGGCGTCCAAGAGAAGGCCCAGTCCGTCCGCCATACCGTGGAGGACCTCCGCACCTCCTTTGCCACGGCCCACTCCTTCCACGACGTGCCGGCCGCCCTCTTGGCCCAGAGCCGGGAGCGGCTGGCCCAGGCCCGCGGCTCGGTGGACGAGATGGTGGACTACGTGGCCCGGAACGTGCCGCTCCCCTGGGTGGTGGGCCCCTTCGCCCCGAATCTGGTGGAGCTCCTGGAGGTCCCACATGGCTGCCACGAAGACGGCGACGACAAGGAAGCCAGAGAGAGTCTCGAGAGCCAGGAAAACTCGGAGGGGAAACCTGGCAGTCCAGAGTTCGAATCTTCCCAGTTGCAGGTGGACCCTTAG
- the LOC110079272 gene encoding perilipin-3: MASKDTHDVDSSAVEDQDQKNVAGRVASLPLVSSAYDMVSAAYISTKESHPYVKSVCDAAEKGVKTVASAAASGAQPLLSKLEPQISTANEYACKGLDKLEEKLPILQQPTEKLISDTRDLVTSTVSGAKEALTSTVSGVVDKTKSAVSGGVEMTKSAVSGGMEMTKSAVSGGVEMTKSAVSGGMEMTKSAVTSSINTVMGSSVGQMVTSGVDAVLGRSEELVDRYLPITDEELAKLATSVEGFEVATVEQQKEQRSYFVRLGSLSTKLRHRVYQYSLAKVKDAKQGTQDALAQLHQTIELIEEVKQGVDQKIQSGQEKLHQMWLQWRQKQSSEGSQNSAPDAEPIEVQALEISRSLTQQLQSATATWVSNLQGLPASLQEKVALVRQNVEDLGSSFTSAKSFEDLSASVLAQSREKIAKARELTEELMDQLTHNTPLSWLVGPFMPSGKPEAEEIEME; the protein is encoded by the exons ATGGCTTCGAAAGACACCCACGACGTGGATTCCTCGGCCGTGGAAGACCAAGACCAGAAG aatgtgGCTGGTCGGGTGGCCAGCCTGCCCTTGGTCAGTTCTGCCTACGACATGGTCTCGGCGGCCTACATCTCCACCAAGGAGAGCCACCCGTACGTGAAGTCCGTCTGCGACGCAGCAGAGAAAGGGGTCAAGACCGTCGCCTCGGCCGCGGCCAGCGGGGCCCAGCCCCTCCTGAGCAAACTGGAGCCACAAa TTTCGACAGCTAACGAGTACGCCTGCAAGGGACTGGATAAATTGGAGGAGAAGCTCCCGATTCTACAGCAGCCGACGGAGAAG CTCATTTCGGACACCAGAGACCTTGTGACGTCCACTGTGTCCGGCGCGAAGGAGGCCCTCACCAGCACCGTTTCTGGGGTGGTCGATAAAACCAAGTCGGCTGTCTCAGGGGGCGTGGAAATGACCAAGTCGGCTGTCTCGGGGGGCATGGAAATGACCAAGTCGGCTGTCTCGGGGGGCGTGGAAATGACCAAGTCGGCTGTCTCGGGGGGCATGGAAATGACCAAGTCGGCCGTCACCAGCAGCATCAACACGGTCATGGGTTCGTCCGTGGGCCAAATGGTGACCAGCGGCGTGGATGCCGTCCTGGGAAGATCTGAGGAGCTTGTCGACCGCTATCTTCCAATAACGGATGAAGAATTGG CCAAACTGGCCACCTCGGTGGAGGGCTTTGAGGTGGCCACCGTGGAGCAGCAGAAGGAGCAGCGCAGCTACTTCGTCCGGCTGGGCTCCCTCTCGACCAAGCTCCGCCACCGCGTCTACCAGTATTCTCTGGCCAAGGTGAAGGACGCCAAGCAGGGAACTCAAGATGCTCTTGCGCAGCTTCACCAAACCATCGAGCTG ATCGAGGAGGTCAAGCAAGGCGTTGACCAGAAGATCCAGAGCGGTCAGGAGAAGCTCCACCAGATGTGGTTGCAGTGGCGGCAAAAACAGTCCTCCGAAGGAAGTCAGAATTCGGCTCCTGATGCAGAG ccGATCGAGGTTCAAGCTTTGGAGATCTCTCGTAGCCTCACCCAACAGCTCCAGTCGGCCACTGCAACTTGGGTCTCCAACCTCCAAGGTCTCCCCGCCAGCCTCCAGGAGAAAGTGGCCCTTGTCCGGCAGAATGTGGAGGACCTCGGCTCATCTTTCACCTCCGCCAAGTCCTTTGAGGACTTGTCCGCTTCCGTCTTGGCCCAGAGCCGGGAGAAGATCGCCAAGGCCCGAGAGCTGACGGAGGAGCTGATGGACCAGCTGACCCATAACACCCCACTTTCTTGGCTCGTGGGGCCTTTTATGCCATCTGGCAAACCTGAGGCAGAGGAGATTGAGATGGAATAG